A window from Engraulis encrasicolus isolate BLACKSEA-1 chromosome 11, IST_EnEncr_1.0, whole genome shotgun sequence encodes these proteins:
- the dolk gene encoding dolichol kinase — MQTNPVYVESAVVFAMVLFVHAAVWTPLSWCCVALAIQAFYVQHKWDRLLRSGSAVFQFRPGASSGVLPASMVMPLLGLALRSRCIMAGNVSMERFGLVVTVTGMMLALFVSLIALGVTRPVPTNTCVIAGIAGSAILYCTKHTLTVSEVIEVLEVLLIFVYLSLILLYLLPRCFTPGEALLVIAAISFIINQLIKRSLSSTAPETRAEPLQYYLPVVVIGCLLLGTIFALLFLFLEPGTWAGSLFFHVLVFVLGLGLLMPWLSLLTNTHPIAWIIYFLTADNRRLWLLGYWALLALAAVAVVMQQNQRQRRSSGCGKKEGASTAVRKAFHVVTVMTYVPGLVLDRPLLHLASAGCLGVFLFLEFVRFFRILPLGPHLRRLLTHFLDERDSGPLVLTHIYLLVGVSLPLWLTPGPCVPKGGMPGAGGLLPYAGVLSVGVGDAVASVFGSSVGEIRWPGTKKTMEGTATSVFAQVIAVAIFLLADGSLNLNTSYSWVVGSISIVAMLEAYTSQIDNLLLPLYLHILLLL, encoded by the exons ATGCAGACCAATCCGGTGTACGTAGAGTCGGCCGTGGTGTTTGCCATGGTGCTGTTTGTGCACGCGGCCGTGTGGACGCCCTTGTCCTGGTGCTGTGTGGCGCTGGCCATCCAAGCCTTCTACGTGCAGCACAAGTGGGACCGTCTGCTCCGGAGCGGCTCGGCCGTCTTCCAGTTCCGCCCGGGAGCCAGCAGCGGCGTCCTGCCGGCCAGCATGGTCATGCCCCTCCTGGGCCTGGCGTTGCGCAGTCGCTGCATCATGGCGGGCAACGTGAGCATGGAGCGCTTTGGCCTGGTGGTGACGGTGACGGGCATGATGCTGGCGTTGTTCGTCTCACTGATCGCGCTGGGTGTGACGCGGCCCGTGCCCACCAACACCTGCGTGATTGCCGGCATTGCGGGCAGCGCCATCCTGTACTGCACCAAGCACACGCTGACTGTGTCCGAAGTGATAGag GTGCTGGAGGTGCTGCTGATCTTTGTGTACCTGAGTCTGATTCTGCTCTACCTGCTGCCGCGCTGCTTCACGCCAGGCGAGGCCTTACTGGTCATCGCGGCCATCAGCTTCATCATCAACCAGCTCATCAAGCGCTCGCTCAGCTCCACGGCGCCTGAGACACGGGCCGAGCCCCTGCAGTACTACCTGCCCGTGGTGGTGATTGGCTGCCTGCTGCTGGGGACCATCTTTGCCCTGCTTTTCCTCTTCCTGGAGCCTGGCACCTGGGCCGGGTCGCTCTTCTTCCACGTGCTGGTGTTCGTGCTGGGGCTGGGCTTGTTGATGCCCTGGCTGTCTCTGCTCACCAACACGCACCCCATCGCCTGGATCATTTACTTTTTAACGGCGGACAACAGAAGGCTGTGGTTGCTGGGCTACTGGGCGCTGCTGGCTCTGGCGGCCGTGGCGGTGGTCATGCAGCAGAACCAGCGTCAGAGAAGGTCGTCGGGTTGCGGCAAGAAGGAGGGTGCGTCCACGGCGGTGCGAAAGGCCTTCCATGTGGTGACGGTGATGACCTATGTGCCGGGCCTGGTGCTGGATAGGCCTCTGCTGCACCTGGCCTCGGCCGGCTGCCTGGGCGTCTTCCTCTTCCTGGAGTTTGTGCGCTTCTTCCGGATCCTTCCGCTGGGGCCGCACCTGCGCAGGCTGCTGACGCACTTCCTGGACGAGCGTGACAGCGGCCCCCTGGTGCTCACGCACATCTATTTACTGGTGGGGGTGTCCTTGCCGCTGTGGCTCACCCCAGGGCCGTGCGTGCCCAAGGGCGGGATGCCAGGAGCGGGGGGCTTGCTGCCCTACGCAGGGGTGCTCTCGGTGGGCGTGGGCGACGCGGTGGCGTCCGTGTTTGGGAGCTCGGTGGGGGAGATCCGCTGGCCGGGCACCAAGAAGACCATGGAGGGCACGGCCACCTCCGTCTTTGCCCAGGTCATCGCGGTGGCCATTTTCCTGCTGGCAGACGGTAGTCTGAACCTGAACACCAGCTACTCCTGGGTGGTGGGCTCCATCTCCATAGTGGCCATGCTAGAAGCCTACACCTCTCAGATCGACAACCTGCTGCTGCCACTCTACCTGCACATACTGCTGCTGTTGTAA